The following proteins are co-located in the Rhodococcus opacus B4 genome:
- a CDS encoding MFS transporter, translating into MNIRAAGLPAGRSPRLPSEIWVLVSASFVIALGFGIVAPALPQFARSFDVSVTAATVVISSFAFMRLIFAPVSGRLVQKLGERPVYITGLLIVAASTAACAVAGDYWQLLVFRALGGIGSTMFTVSAMGLVIRIAPVDSRGRVSGLYATSFLMGSISGPLVGGLLVGFGLRVPFVIYAIALVVAAAVVFVSLRGSHLTAPDATAAGATMTLRDALGEPVYRAALGSNFAFGGVIFGVRVAMVPLFVVEALHRDAALAGIALTVFAVGNALVLIVSGRLSDVYGRKLFVLLGLLVCGASTVGMGLSENLLVFLVLSGIAGIGSGVMSPAQQAAVADVVGAKSRGGPVLAAFQMVADVGGVLGPVGAGLLAQHLSYAVAFGVTGGVMLLAAVGWLLVPNKPAPKVSVEAV; encoded by the coding sequence ATGAACATTCGCGCAGCCGGGCTGCCCGCCGGGCGCAGCCCGCGGCTCCCTTCGGAAATCTGGGTGCTGGTCTCGGCCAGCTTCGTCATCGCACTCGGATTCGGGATCGTCGCACCCGCCCTCCCACAGTTCGCCCGCAGCTTCGACGTGAGCGTGACCGCGGCCACCGTCGTGATCTCGTCGTTCGCGTTCATGCGCCTGATCTTCGCCCCGGTCAGCGGCCGGCTCGTGCAGAAGCTGGGGGAGCGGCCCGTCTACATCACCGGGCTCCTGATCGTCGCGGCCTCGACCGCCGCCTGCGCGGTCGCGGGGGACTACTGGCAGTTGCTCGTCTTCCGTGCACTCGGCGGCATCGGCTCGACGATGTTCACAGTGTCGGCGATGGGCCTGGTGATCCGCATCGCACCGGTGGACAGTCGCGGCCGCGTGTCCGGGCTCTACGCGACCAGCTTCCTGATGGGATCGATCTCCGGACCCCTCGTCGGCGGGTTGCTCGTCGGATTCGGGCTCCGGGTTCCGTTCGTCATCTACGCGATCGCCCTCGTCGTCGCGGCCGCCGTCGTGTTCGTGAGCCTGCGGGGTTCGCACCTGACAGCTCCCGACGCCACCGCCGCCGGTGCCACCATGACGCTGCGGGACGCACTGGGGGAGCCCGTCTACCGGGCCGCGCTCGGCTCCAACTTCGCGTTCGGCGGTGTGATCTTCGGCGTGCGGGTGGCGATGGTGCCGCTGTTCGTCGTCGAGGCGCTGCACCGTGACGCCGCACTCGCCGGTATCGCCCTCACCGTGTTCGCCGTCGGGAATGCGCTCGTCCTCATCGTGTCCGGGCGGCTGTCGGACGTGTACGGCCGGAAGCTGTTCGTCCTGCTCGGACTGCTGGTGTGCGGCGCCAGCACCGTCGGGATGGGACTCAGCGAGAACCTGCTGGTGTTCCTGGTGCTGTCCGGCATCGCGGGCATCGGTTCCGGAGTGATGAGCCCCGCGCAGCAGGCCGCCGTCGCCGACGTCGTGGGCGCGAAGTCCCGCGGCGGCCCCGTGCTGGCCGCGTTCCAGATGGTCGCGGACGTCGGCGGGGTCCTCGGCCCGGTCGGCGCGGGCCTGCTCGCCCAGCACCTGTCGTACGCGGTCGCATTCGGGGTCACCGGCGGGGTCATGCTCCTCGCCGCGGTCGGCTGGCTCCTGGTCCCGAACAAGCCGGCGCCCAAGGTGTCGGTCGAGGCGGTCTGA
- the ftsE gene encoding cell division ATP-binding protein FtsE, with translation MISVENVSKSYKTSTRPALDKVSVEVDKGEFVFLIGPSGSGKSTFMRLLLKEESPTSGDIHIADFHVNKLSARRVPKLRQSMGVVFQDFRLLQKKTVSENVAFALEVIGKPRAMISRTVPEVLEMVGLSGKADRLPTELSGGEQQRVAIARAFVNRPLVLLCDEPTGNLDPETSQDIMLLLERINRTGTTVVMATHDHHIVDSMRRRVVELDLGRVVRDEARGVYGVGR, from the coding sequence GTGATCAGCGTCGAGAATGTGTCGAAGTCGTACAAGACCTCCACGAGGCCCGCCCTGGACAAGGTGAGCGTCGAGGTGGACAAGGGCGAGTTCGTCTTCCTGATCGGCCCGTCGGGCTCGGGAAAGTCGACGTTCATGCGGCTGCTCCTGAAGGAGGAGTCGCCGACGTCGGGTGACATTCACATCGCGGATTTCCACGTCAACAAGCTGTCCGCCCGCCGGGTGCCGAAGCTGCGGCAGAGCATGGGCGTCGTCTTCCAGGACTTCCGGCTCCTGCAGAAGAAGACCGTGTCCGAGAACGTCGCGTTCGCGCTCGAGGTGATCGGGAAACCGCGCGCGATGATCTCCCGGACCGTCCCCGAAGTACTCGAGATGGTCGGGCTGTCCGGGAAGGCCGACCGGCTCCCCACCGAACTGTCCGGTGGTGAGCAGCAGCGCGTCGCCATCGCGCGGGCGTTCGTGAACCGGCCGCTGGTGCTGCTGTGCGACGAGCCCACCGGAAACCTCGACCCGGAGACCAGCCAGGACATCATGCTGCTGCTCGAACGGATCAACCGCACCGGAACAACGGTGGTGATGGCGACCCACGACCACCACATCGTCGATTCGATGCGCCGTCGCGTGGTGGAACTGGACCTCGGCAGAGTGGTGCGCGACGAGGCTCGGGGTGTGTACGGCGTGGGGCGTTAG
- a CDS encoding DsbA family protein encodes MSSKNKYNPQPESSRSTYILGGLAVLVIAVLVIGGVIWQSNRSKPRNDGYGGVQNSEVQVALQADGVVLLGKPDAATTVDLFEDPMCPYCAELENKNGQELAQSIDDGKVAVRYHVLNFLDRLSASGDYSTRAVAASECVAETGDAVAYSAFHAALFSPANQPKENGSSDHTNEELAQIARDAGASDAAAQCITTGASVEQARAHAEAGRQALAASGATGTPAVVKDGTVIDALSNENWVSQL; translated from the coding sequence GTGAGCTCGAAGAACAAGTACAACCCGCAGCCGGAATCCAGCCGGTCCACCTACATTCTCGGTGGGCTCGCCGTACTGGTCATCGCCGTACTGGTCATCGGCGGTGTGATCTGGCAGAGCAACCGCAGCAAGCCGCGCAACGACGGTTACGGCGGGGTCCAGAACTCCGAGGTCCAGGTGGCGCTGCAGGCTGACGGTGTCGTGCTCCTCGGCAAGCCGGACGCGGCGACCACGGTCGACCTGTTCGAAGATCCCATGTGCCCGTACTGCGCCGAACTCGAGAACAAGAACGGTCAGGAACTCGCGCAATCCATCGACGACGGCAAGGTGGCCGTCCGGTACCACGTCCTGAACTTCCTCGACCGGCTCTCGGCCAGCGGCGACTACTCCACCCGCGCTGTCGCTGCGTCCGAGTGCGTCGCCGAAACCGGTGACGCCGTGGCGTATTCGGCATTCCATGCGGCGTTGTTCTCGCCGGCGAACCAGCCGAAGGAGAACGGCAGCTCCGATCACACCAACGAGGAACTCGCGCAGATCGCCCGCGACGCCGGAGCGTCCGACGCGGCCGCCCAGTGCATCACCACCGGGGCGAGCGTCGAACAGGCCCGTGCGCACGCCGAGGCGGGCCGTCAGGCCCTCGCCGCGAGCGGTGCCACCGGCACGCCCGCCGTGGTCAAGGACGGCACCGTGATCGACGCGCTGTCCAACGAGAACTGGGTGTCGCAGCTGTAG
- the ftsX gene encoding permease-like cell division protein FtsX, whose amino-acid sequence MRASFIFSEVLTGLRRNVTMTIAMILTTAISLGLFGSGLLVVQMAGKTQQIFLDRVEVQIFLTDDISTSDPGCEGEICKSLRTELEETPSVVSVEYLNRDDAVKDATERVFKDQPELAALVSPDSFPASFKVKLSDPERFGVINENFGTRPGVESVLNQRELVERLFSVLNGVRNAAFAIAIVQAVAAILLIANMVQIAAFTRRTEVGIMRLVGATRWYTQLPFLLEAVVAALVGAVLAIVGLFTAKNMFIDDVLSDVYEANIVARISNSDVLFVSPVLVLVGVGMAAVTAYVTLRLYVRE is encoded by the coding sequence ATGCGTGCCAGTTTCATTTTCAGTGAGGTCCTGACCGGACTCCGCCGCAACGTCACCATGACCATTGCGATGATCCTCACCACCGCGATCTCCCTCGGCCTGTTCGGGAGCGGTTTGCTGGTGGTGCAGATGGCCGGCAAGACCCAGCAGATCTTCCTGGACCGCGTCGAGGTGCAGATTTTCCTCACCGACGACATCTCCACGTCGGACCCGGGCTGCGAGGGGGAGATCTGCAAGTCGCTGCGCACGGAACTGGAGGAGACGCCGTCGGTGGTGTCGGTGGAGTACCTCAACCGGGACGACGCGGTGAAGGACGCGACGGAGCGGGTGTTCAAGGATCAGCCCGAACTCGCCGCGCTCGTCAGCCCCGACAGCTTCCCCGCCTCGTTCAAGGTCAAGCTCAGCGACCCCGAGCGGTTCGGCGTCATCAACGAGAATTTCGGCACCCGGCCGGGCGTCGAGAGCGTGCTCAACCAGCGCGAACTGGTGGAACGGCTCTTCAGTGTCCTCAACGGGGTGCGCAACGCTGCGTTCGCGATTGCGATCGTGCAGGCCGTGGCCGCAATTCTGCTGATCGCGAACATGGTTCAGATCGCGGCCTTCACCCGGCGCACCGAGGTCGGCATCATGCGGTTGGTCGGCGCCACCCGCTGGTACACGCAGTTGCCGTTCCTGCTCGAGGCGGTGGTCGCCGCGCTGGTCGGCGCCGTCTTGGCCATCGTCGGCCTGTTCACCGCGAAGAACATGTTCATCGACGACGTGCTGTCGGACGTGTACGAGGCCAACATCGTGGCCCGGATCTCCAACAGCGACGTGCTGTTCGTGTCGCCGGTGCTGGTGCTGGTGGGCGTCGGAATGGCGGCGGTCACCGCGTACGTGACCCTGCGCCTGTACGTCCGCGAATAA
- the pgm gene encoding phosphoglucomutase (alpha-D-glucose-1,6-bisphosphate-dependent) has translation MAHDRAGQVALPEDLVDIAHLVTAYYSGVPDPENPLQQVLFGTSGHRGSSLDTAFNEAHILATTQAIVEYRASQGVDGPLFLGRDTHALSEPAWTSALEVLAANDVTVLIDSRDRYTPTPAVSHAILRYNRSGPESRADGIVVTPSHNPPRDGGFKYNPPHGGPAGSEATTIIADRANELLRRDLSGVRRISAARAMARAERYDFLRFYIDDLPSVLDLDAIRSAGVRIGADPLGGASVDYWGAIADIHRLDLEVVNPLVDATWRFMTLDTDGKIRMDCSSPDAMASLIGARDRFDISTGNDADADRHGIVTPDGGLMNPNHYLAVAIDYLFSHRTGWGSTVQVGKTLVSSSMIDRVVGSLGRELLEVPVGFKWFVPGLLEGSLGFGGEESAGASFLRHDGGVWTTDKDGIILALLASEMTAVTGKTPSVRYRELTEQFGSPAYARIDAPATREQKAVLAKLSPEQVSATELAGEPITATLTSAPGNGAALGGLKVTTDSAWFAARPSGTEDVYKIYAESFKGPDHLAQVQAAAKELVADVLK, from the coding sequence GTGGCGCACGACAGGGCGGGTCAGGTGGCACTGCCGGAGGATCTCGTAGACATCGCGCACCTGGTGACCGCGTATTACAGCGGTGTGCCCGACCCCGAGAACCCGTTGCAGCAGGTGCTGTTCGGGACTTCCGGCCACCGGGGGTCGAGCCTGGACACCGCGTTCAACGAGGCGCACATCCTCGCCACCACCCAGGCCATCGTGGAGTACCGGGCGTCGCAGGGCGTCGACGGACCTCTGTTTCTCGGGCGCGACACCCACGCCCTCTCCGAGCCGGCGTGGACGTCGGCGCTCGAGGTGCTGGCCGCGAACGACGTGACGGTGCTGATCGATTCGCGGGACCGGTACACGCCGACGCCCGCGGTCAGTCACGCGATTCTCCGCTACAACCGCAGTGGCCCGGAGTCCCGGGCCGACGGCATCGTCGTGACGCCGTCGCACAACCCGCCCCGCGACGGTGGCTTCAAATACAACCCGCCGCACGGCGGCCCCGCCGGTTCGGAGGCGACGACGATCATCGCCGACCGGGCGAACGAGCTGCTCCGCCGGGACCTCTCGGGTGTGCGGCGAATCTCGGCCGCCCGGGCGATGGCACGGGCCGAACGATACGACTTCCTCCGCTTCTACATCGACGACCTGCCGAGCGTTCTCGATCTCGACGCCATCCGGAGCGCCGGAGTGCGGATCGGCGCCGACCCGCTGGGCGGAGCGAGCGTCGACTACTGGGGTGCGATCGCCGATATCCACCGGCTCGACCTCGAGGTCGTCAACCCGCTCGTCGACGCCACGTGGCGGTTCATGACCCTCGACACCGACGGCAAGATCCGCATGGACTGCTCGTCGCCGGACGCCATGGCCTCGCTGATCGGAGCCCGGGACCGGTTCGACATCTCCACCGGGAACGACGCCGACGCGGACCGGCACGGAATCGTCACTCCCGATGGGGGACTGATGAATCCCAACCACTACCTCGCGGTCGCCATCGACTACCTGTTCTCGCACCGCACAGGATGGGGCTCGACGGTGCAGGTGGGCAAGACGCTGGTGAGTTCGTCGATGATCGACCGGGTGGTCGGAAGTCTCGGCCGTGAACTGCTCGAGGTCCCGGTGGGTTTCAAGTGGTTCGTCCCGGGACTGCTCGAGGGCTCGCTCGGTTTCGGCGGCGAGGAGAGCGCGGGTGCGTCGTTCCTGCGCCACGACGGCGGGGTGTGGACCACGGACAAGGACGGGATCATCCTGGCCCTGCTGGCCTCGGAGATGACGGCGGTGACGGGAAAGACACCGTCGGTCCGGTACCGGGAACTGACGGAGCAGTTCGGCAGTCCCGCGTACGCCCGCATCGACGCCCCCGCGACCCGGGAGCAGAAGGCGGTGCTGGCGAAACTGTCACCGGAACAGGTGTCGGCCACCGAACTGGCCGGCGAGCCGATCACCGCGACGCTGACGAGCGCCCCGGGTAACGGGGCAGCGCTCGGAGGGCTCAAGGTCACCACGGACTCGGCGTGGTTCGCGGCGCGGCCGTCGGGCACCGAGGACGTGTACAAGATCTACGCCGAGTCCTTCAAGGGTCCGGATCATCTCGCGCAGGTGCAGGCGGCGGCCAAGGAACTGGTGGCCGACGTCTTGAAATAG
- a CDS encoding MauE/DoxX family redox-associated membrane protein: MWIKVVSLLARLSLAAVWLVSGALKVADPAQTIIAVRAYQLLPEDLVRPVANTLPFFEIALGLLLLIGLAVRATASVSAVLLLVLIGVIVSVWSRGLSIDCGCFGGGGAADVNGWDYAREILRDVGFLALAVWLIVFPRSPFALGLRSRTTFSVTPQQTVAE; the protein is encoded by the coding sequence GTGTGGATCAAGGTCGTCTCCCTGCTCGCCCGGCTGTCACTCGCCGCCGTCTGGCTGGTCTCCGGCGCACTGAAAGTCGCCGACCCCGCCCAGACGATCATCGCGGTCCGTGCGTACCAGCTACTGCCCGAAGACCTCGTCCGGCCGGTTGCGAACACGCTGCCGTTCTTCGAGATCGCGCTCGGTCTGCTCCTGCTGATCGGGCTCGCCGTCCGCGCCACGGCCTCGGTGTCCGCCGTGCTTCTGCTCGTCCTCATCGGCGTGATCGTCTCGGTGTGGTCCCGCGGGCTGTCCATCGACTGCGGATGCTTCGGCGGCGGCGGTGCCGCCGACGTGAACGGCTGGGATTACGCCCGCGAAATCCTCCGGGATGTGGGCTTCCTCGCACTGGCCGTGTGGCTGATCGTGTTCCCGCGTTCCCCGTTCGCGCTGGGGCTCCGCTCCCGCACCACTTTCTCAGTGACCCCTCAGCAGACGGTGGCAGAGTAA
- a CDS encoding mechanosensitive ion channel family protein, protein MEATAAMFAPTQNLLDWLSSTGLAVSLTVLGAILMARFVNWGGSKVTDRIDSNYMQGDALVRSEATKHRHSVAQVITWVIITIIYVIATMKVLDQLSLPIGSLVAPATVLGAALGFGAQRVVQDILAGFFIITERQYGFGDTVQLAVTGSSEDAEGVIEDVTLRVTRMRNSDGEVITVPNGQIVKAINLSKDWARAVIDVPVPATSDINRVNEVLHQVGVEAFADRGLKKLLLDEPTVMGVESLTVDEVSVRVVARTLPGKQFQVGRALRVRIATAMRRQGITVEPDLQTVRAAEGEG, encoded by the coding sequence ATGGAAGCGACGGCGGCGATGTTCGCTCCCACCCAGAACCTGCTCGACTGGCTCTCGTCGACGGGGCTCGCGGTGTCGCTCACCGTGCTCGGAGCCATCCTGATGGCGCGATTCGTCAATTGGGGCGGCAGCAAGGTCACCGACCGGATCGACAGCAACTACATGCAGGGCGACGCCCTCGTGCGCTCCGAGGCGACCAAGCACCGGCATTCGGTGGCGCAGGTGATCACGTGGGTGATCATCACCATCATCTACGTGATCGCGACGATGAAGGTGCTCGACCAGCTGAGCCTGCCGATCGGCAGCCTGGTGGCCCCGGCCACCGTGCTCGGTGCGGCGCTCGGTTTCGGCGCGCAGCGCGTCGTGCAGGACATTCTCGCCGGCTTCTTCATCATCACCGAGCGCCAGTACGGGTTCGGTGACACGGTGCAACTCGCGGTGACGGGTTCGTCGGAGGACGCCGAGGGAGTGATCGAGGACGTCACGCTCCGGGTCACCCGGATGCGGAATTCCGACGGTGAGGTCATCACCGTGCCCAACGGCCAGATCGTGAAGGCGATCAACCTGTCCAAGGACTGGGCGCGTGCCGTGATCGACGTTCCCGTCCCGGCCACCTCGGACATCAACCGCGTCAACGAGGTGCTCCACCAGGTCGGTGTCGAGGCCTTCGCTGATCGCGGACTGAAGAAACTACTGCTCGACGAGCCGACGGTGATGGGAGTGGAGAGTCTGACGGTCGACGAGGTCAGCGTCCGCGTCGTGGCGCGGACCCTGCCGGGTAAGCAGTTCCAGGTCGGTCGCGCACTGCGCGTGCGCATCGCCACCGCGATGAGACGGCAGGGGATCACAGTCGAACCGGACCTCCAGACGGTCCGGGCAGCGGAGGGCGAGGGATGA
- the crcB gene encoding fluoride efflux transporter CrcB, translated as MTVLLVAAGGALGATTRYLTGRYVDSYRSFPVATFLVNVAGCLILGLLSGASMSAQTFALLGTGFCGGLTTYSTFAVESVGLLRIRLALTSVVYTVASVAAGLAVAWLGFRLTS; from the coding sequence ATGACCGTCCTCCTCGTCGCGGCCGGCGGCGCGCTCGGTGCGACGACGCGGTACCTCACCGGCCGCTACGTCGACTCGTACCGCAGTTTCCCGGTGGCCACCTTCCTCGTGAACGTCGCCGGGTGCCTGATCCTCGGACTGCTGTCGGGGGCGTCGATGTCCGCGCAGACGTTCGCGTTGCTGGGCACGGGCTTCTGCGGCGGACTGACCACGTACTCGACGTTCGCGGTGGAATCGGTGGGACTGCTGCGGATCCGGCTGGCGCTCACGTCCGTCGTCTACACGGTCGCGAGTGTGGCGGCCGGTCTGGCCGTCGCCTGGCTGGGGTTCCGATTGACGTCTTGA
- a CDS encoding fluoride efflux transporter FluC, which produces MSLTKPVAVVALGGALGACARFLLSELWPGIWTVLVINVIGSLLLGCLAETMGPDRLWRLFLGVGVLGGFTTFSTFAVDAVREDAVTAALYVVATLVPALLAARLGMLVGHRYRLARQAAAA; this is translated from the coding sequence GTGTCCCTGACGAAACCGGTGGCCGTGGTCGCGCTGGGTGGTGCGCTCGGCGCGTGCGCGAGGTTTCTCCTGTCCGAGCTGTGGCCGGGGATCTGGACCGTCCTCGTGATCAACGTGATCGGGTCGCTGCTGCTCGGCTGCCTCGCCGAGACGATGGGACCGGACCGGTTGTGGCGGCTGTTCCTGGGAGTCGGGGTCCTCGGCGGTTTCACCACGTTCTCGACGTTCGCCGTCGACGCGGTCCGGGAGGACGCGGTGACCGCGGCCCTCTACGTAGTGGCCACCCTGGTTCCCGCCCTGCTCGCGGCGCGGCTGGGGATGCTCGTCGGTCACCGCTACCGGTTGGCGCGGCAGGCGGCGGCGGCATGA
- a CDS encoding DMT family transporter gives MLALVAAIGYGVSDFVGGVASRRVAALRVVIVSYPLSLLIVLLIAPFAGGTLTSSSLVWGAVAGVAGGVAVWWFYLALASGPMSVVSPLTAVLVAGIPVLIGLAFGERPGPVAYIGIVVALVAVVLVSRESPDETAGEVAGGRVLRFTRTVALLTVGSGIAFALSFVSLHQIGEEGGMWALAVSRAAATAVVWLVALAAGHFVPPHGEPLKLAVYVSVLDVLANAAMMYAFQGGLLSLVSVIGSLYPAATVLLAMVMLGERVSRMQQAGMLLALAAVGMIAVAS, from the coding sequence CTGCTCGCGCTCGTGGCCGCAATCGGTTACGGCGTAAGCGATTTCGTCGGGGGCGTCGCGTCCCGGCGGGTCGCGGCGCTGCGCGTCGTCATCGTGTCGTATCCGCTGTCGCTGCTGATCGTGCTGCTGATCGCCCCGTTCGCCGGGGGCACCCTCACCTCGTCCTCGCTCGTGTGGGGGGCGGTGGCGGGAGTGGCAGGCGGCGTGGCGGTCTGGTGGTTCTATCTCGCGCTGGCGTCGGGACCGATGTCGGTGGTGTCGCCGCTGACGGCCGTGCTGGTCGCCGGTATTCCGGTGTTGATCGGGCTCGCGTTCGGCGAGCGGCCCGGGCCCGTCGCGTACATCGGGATCGTGGTCGCCCTGGTCGCCGTCGTCCTCGTCAGCCGGGAATCGCCTGACGAGACCGCGGGCGAGGTGGCCGGCGGCCGGGTGCTGCGCTTCACCCGCACCGTGGCGCTGCTGACCGTCGGATCCGGCATCGCGTTCGCGCTGTCCTTCGTCTCGCTGCACCAGATCGGCGAGGAGGGCGGAATGTGGGCCCTCGCGGTGTCCCGCGCCGCGGCGACCGCCGTGGTGTGGCTCGTCGCCCTGGCGGCCGGCCACTTCGTGCCCCCGCACGGCGAGCCGCTCAAACTGGCCGTGTACGTGAGTGTCCTCGACGTTCTGGCGAACGCGGCCATGATGTACGCGTTCCAGGGTGGGCTGCTGTCGCTCGTCAGCGTGATCGGGTCGCTGTACCCCGCGGCCACCGTGCTGCTGGCGATGGTGATGCTCGGTGAACGGGTGAGCAGAATGCAGCAGGCGGGGATGCTCCTCGCCCTCGCGGCCGTCGGAATGATCGCCGTGGCCAGCTGA
- the smpB gene encoding SsrA-binding protein SmpB: MKEKGRKVIATNRKARHNYTILDVYEAGIALVGTEVKSLREGKASLVDAFATVDDGEVWLRSLHIPEYTQGTWTNHSPRRTRKLLLHKREIEHLVGKTREGNQTLVPLSMYFSDGKVKVELALAKGKQDYDKRQDLARRTAEREVTRELGRRVKGMR, encoded by the coding sequence GTGAAGGAAAAGGGCCGCAAGGTCATTGCGACCAATCGCAAGGCGCGTCACAACTACACCATTCTCGACGTCTACGAGGCGGGGATCGCCCTCGTCGGGACCGAGGTGAAGAGTCTGCGCGAGGGCAAGGCGTCGCTGGTCGACGCGTTCGCCACCGTCGACGACGGGGAGGTGTGGCTGCGCTCCCTGCACATCCCCGAGTACACGCAGGGCACGTGGACCAACCACTCGCCGCGCCGCACCCGGAAGTTGCTACTGCACAAGCGGGAGATCGAGCACCTCGTCGGCAAGACCCGCGAGGGAAACCAGACTCTGGTTCCCCTGTCGATGTACTTCTCCGACGGCAAGGTCAAGGTGGAACTCGCGCTCGCCAAGGGCAAGCAGGACTACGACAAGCGCCAGGACCTGGCCAGGCGGACCGCCGAGCGTGAGGTGACCCGCGAACTCGGACGCCGAGTCAAGGGCATGCGCTGA